One stretch of Heterodontus francisci isolate sHetFra1 unplaced genomic scaffold, sHetFra1.hap1 HAP1_SCAFFOLD_570, whole genome shotgun sequence DNA includes these proteins:
- the LOC137362298 gene encoding perforin-1-like, which translates to MCEGLGEGLHTWSSRNPSTRKVFHTLLPGAAFVATMPRGKPRLARLLFLFLSVAGARSACNTGSAKECEAASFVPGASVAGAGYDLVTLQPKGAFVIDVNTWRTPDGTCTLCSNRLLSNVRQRLPLSLVDWRVRQVCKRSLSSRLFRSAAELGESAKSVISNDWRADLEVRPKPNIVGTFMLAGSKSKLVDFGTKRSKSDKYSFTSHEFRCRYYQYRVKDKPLLAAQFAHTLASLPNVSHAGTKYYYQKLVSTYGTHFIKAVDLGGRLKDVTAIRSCQAASEGYTVEEVKDCLEMEASGQVGIKVKGSTRYKKCKELIKSMKHKDSFHQEFNDRETEVTGGKVNLGVDLLFSDDSSAFTRWADSLPANPGMVSYRLEPLHHLLPRDDPRHGNLQRYISDYIMANALSQDCSRTVCPSGSHPGRRDPCSCFCHEDSRVDRLCCSKEKGLGRLTVTVKQGHDLWGDYITATDGYVIVRYGQNTARTPVRSNNNNPTWNTRLDLGEVKAESGHKLVIEVWDRDYLSRDDRLGTCKRRLTSGPHNEICYLQYGSVTFDYSFTCGPYLGGPTCQHYVPRPDGPGFTTYLGVTRSTLGPVSPVPSPTEESLPSVVFP; encoded by the coding sequence CCACGATGCCAAGAGGAAAGCCACGACTCGCCCGCCTCCTGTTCCTCTTCCTCTCCGTCGCCGGCGCCCGCAGTGCCTGTAACACGGGCAGCGCCAAGGAGTGCGAGGCGGCCAGTTTTGTGCCCGGCGCCAGCGTGGCAGGGGCAGGCTATGACCTGGTGACTCTGCAGCCCAAGGGGGCCTTTGTGATCGACGTCAACACCTGGCGCACGCCGGACGGCACCTGCACCCTCTGCAGCAACCGTCTGCTGTCCAACGTCCGTCAGCGCCTGCCCCTCTCGCTGGTGGACTGGCGGGTGCGGCAGGTCTGCAAGCGCTCCCTGTCGAGCCGGCTCTTCCGCTCGGCCGCCGAGCTGGGCGAGTCCGCCAAGTCGGTGATCTCCAACGACTGGCGGGCAGACCTTGAGGTGCGCCCAAAACCAAACATTGTCGGTACCTTCATGCTGGCCGGCTCCAAGTCCAAGTTGGTGGATTTTGGCACCAAGAGATCCAAGTCGGACAAGTACAGCTTCACCAGCCACGAGTTCCGCTGCCGTTACTACCAGTATCGGGTGAAGGACAAGCCCCTCCTGGCTGCCCAGTTCGCCCACACCCTGGCCTCGCTGCCCAACGTCTCCCACGCGGGCACCAAGTACTACTACCAGAAGCTGGTGAGCACCTACGGCACTCATTTCATCAAGGCGGTGGATCTCGGAGGGCGGCTGAAAGACGTGACGGCCATCCGGTCGTGCCAGGCCGCCAGCGAGGGCTACACGGTCGAGGAGGTCAAGGACTGCCTGGAGATGGAGGCCAGTGGCCAGGTGGGGATTAAAGTAAAGGGCTCAACAAGGTATAAGAAGTGCAAGGAGCTTATCAAGTCGATGAAGCACAAGGACAGCTTCCACCAGGAGTTCAATGACCGGGAGACTGAGGTGACGGGCGGCAAGGTCAACCTCGGGGTGGACCTCCTTTTCTCGGACGACTCCTCGGCCTTCACCCGCTGGGCGGACAGCCTGCCCGCAAACCCAGGCATGGTGAGCTACAGACTGGAGCCCCTCCACCACCTGCTGCCCAGGGACGACCCGCGTCACGGGAACCTCCAGCGCTACATCAGCGACTACATCATGGCCAACGCGCTCTCCCAGGACTGCAGCCGCACCGTCTGCCCGTCCGGCTCGCACCCAGGCCGCCGGGACCCCTGCTCCTGCTTCTGCCACGAGGACAGCCGAGTGGACCGGCTCTGCTGCTCCAAGGAGAAGGGCCTGGGCCGGCTGACGGTGACGGTCAAGCAGGGTCACGACCTCTGGGGCGACTATATCACAGCCACCGATGGCTACGTCATCGTCCGATATGGCCAGAACACGGCCAGGACCCCCGTGAGGTCCAACAACAACAACCCCACATGGAACACCCGGCTGGACCTGGGTGAGGTCAAGGCCGAGTCCGGCCACAAGCTAGTTATCGAGGTCTGGGATCGGGACTATCTCAGCAGGGATGACCGCCTGGGAACCTGCAAGCGTCGTCTGACCTCTGGCCCCCACAACGAGATCTGCTACCTGCAGTATGGGAGTGTGACCTTTGACTACTCCTTCACCTGTGGCCCCTATCTGGGGGGGCCCACCTGCCAGCATTATGTCCCCCGCCCCGATGGCCCCGGCTTCACCACATACCTGGGGGTTACCCGTTCCACCCTTGGTCCGGTCTCCCCTGTGCCCTCCCCCACTGAAGAATCTCTTCCTTCAGTTGTATTCCCCTGA